One window of the Paenibacillus beijingensis genome contains the following:
- a CDS encoding sigma-70 family RNA polymerase sigma factor, with product MGKSIREVQQVFERTFPDKQTIPFAEAKALLQSLSDEQLENEDVEMFLEIMGFQNILHNDQSKEANEEPSIDDILNMEWKPVSDPKVMDNSSSQSVYSRNTILLKGYHETRNDLEFEQLVVDNMKLVHKLASKYLRYSNHQHSYDDLVSEGTIGLMDAIRKFDVNKDVQFSTYAVWWIRQRIIRAIVDTGTMIRVPVHMFELIQKIRREEQAYEVENNIPDQQTIIMKLGISAAQYERAKIVEHQVLGMTSTEQNISEDGQESELSQFISLETHRLLGEYSKIYFDPALLAEQHDLKKLLHELITTHLKPREQEVILERFGFGDCKPKTLEKVGEQFGVTRERIRQIEAKALKKLANKMRKRAHRDDYYWPEPMGG from the coding sequence ATGGGCAAGAGTATTCGCGAGGTACAGCAAGTGTTTGAACGTACTTTTCCTGATAAGCAGACAATTCCTTTTGCCGAGGCGAAGGCTCTTCTGCAATCCTTATCTGATGAGCAACTAGAGAACGAAGACGTCGAGATGTTTCTTGAGATTATGGGTTTCCAGAATATCCTGCACAATGACCAGTCCAAGGAAGCAAACGAAGAACCGAGTATTGATGACATTTTAAATATGGAATGGAAGCCGGTCTCTGACCCGAAAGTAATGGATAACTCATCCAGTCAGAGTGTTTACTCGAGAAATACTATCCTACTGAAAGGGTACCATGAGACTCGTAACGATCTAGAGTTCGAACAGCTAGTTGTCGATAACATGAAACTTGTTCATAAGTTGGCCTCGAAGTATTTAAGATATTCCAATCACCAACATTCCTATGATGACCTAGTATCAGAAGGTACAATAGGGCTAATGGACGCTATTAGAAAGTTTGATGTGAACAAGGATGTTCAATTCTCGACTTACGCTGTTTGGTGGATACGGCAACGTATAATACGGGCTATCGTCGATACGGGAACAATGATTCGAGTGCCGGTACATATGTTTGAACTCATTCAGAAGATCCGGCGGGAAGAACAAGCTTACGAAGTGGAGAATAACATCCCTGACCAACAGACGATAATTATGAAACTTGGCATTTCTGCAGCCCAATACGAGCGAGCCAAGATCGTTGAGCATCAGGTGTTAGGGATGACGTCCACCGAACAGAATATTTCGGAGGATGGTCAAGAGTCGGAACTAAGTCAATTTATAAGTCTGGAGACGCATCGGTTATTGGGCGAGTACAGTAAAATCTATTTTGATCCTGCACTTTTGGCAGAGCAGCACGACTTGAAGAAGCTGCTTCATGAATTGATAACCACTCATCTCAAACCACGGGAACAAGAGGTTATTCTGGAACGGTTCGGTTTTGGTGATTGCAAACCGAAAACACTCGAGAAAGTAGGGGAACAGTTCGGAGTAACGCGAGAGAGAATCAGACAGATTGAAGCCAAGGCATTGAAGAAATTAGCAAATAAAATGAGAAAAAGGGCACACCGCGATGACTACTACTGGCCAGAACCAATGGGAGGTTGA
- a CDS encoding DEAD/DEAH box helicase: MNNYKRIEQDLLRMMQDSNQKVLFVFKGFPASFFETMPLRKLIPYSVTISIHELDQAKASILPEMFQSLHQINQAAWCSYEEYQVIGTEVLSLYFNIMIYENNVYHRTFPCLYSIPAAERLFITYFEDENSTEEPEQDPDFEIFQKYYGTLKKIDNNWFIVYADSEPAIDYYSIPDLELPESKLANDDTAELELVEEEDVLVGLIARVLSNTATEQQEVRISYTGDLSVSIHRYRERIQLLQSLLPLITFVLTTKTTSLVPQLYETEYLRVLEKYWNYTSFRDLRMYKDIHDPEFKKETVFIPQSQVIDSIVQQATLAHQGESYRDIFVTSPTGAGKSVMFQVPAIYLAEKYGLMTIVISPLIGLMTDQVQGLMDRNVHMSATINSEITPVEKMGIIERIRTREISILYISPETLLSRSDIAQLIGDREIGLFVIDEAHIVTTWGKAFRSDYWYLGSYLQRLRKKEMQFPIATFTATAIYGGVEDMYAETRDSLNLINPISYFGYVKRDDLEVRIKKSSQSKERFKEYLEDKFKVLVFRLEQYLAKDEKTLVYFPTVGLINQFHEFTKIFASERLRQHLTSYYGPLSKDLKNGNYKRFKEGDSLVMLATKAFGMGIDLPDIVNVYHFAPTGNVCDYVQEIGRAARALERGYAYFDFLPKDFVHVNRLHGISTIRKQQLVQVMAKVVQLINENKHSSNVRHLLVNAEEFRYIFQQGAEASDEVDNKLKTALLIIEKDFKAKMGYSPIIARPRSVFAKEYFMIQKDQEQQILERYGRYFKKVAEGHKTAYGNIYTCDMKNLWESRFQSLSFPQFKYKFHSKDEDLGLPFLVNLLPVLQLELVLKSVHRDQFTNELNHQLEQIADIFGAYAKERSYFSISEFAAELKKKIKGDKYFCENLALILIHSADHYDRIMQKHSNFYQRFMKYSESKEKYSIQNSGYAGFLDWIKIEWRQILNQGQQINTEPSHVTMFLPKVNPEKVEKTFILLGILEALGNLIYRVNGGDNPEIFLRINSRMQIERSIQNPARYINYILENVKERHYLSVAMLTHLFENEVDNDRFWEYIENYFLGIIPDEVLAKTGNSRS, translated from the coding sequence ATGAACAATTATAAAAGAATCGAACAAGATCTCTTGCGAATGATGCAGGATTCGAACCAAAAGGTGCTTTTTGTATTCAAAGGGTTTCCAGCTTCATTTTTCGAAACGATGCCTTTGCGCAAGCTGATTCCGTATTCAGTTACAATTTCAATTCATGAGCTCGATCAAGCCAAAGCATCGATTCTGCCGGAGATGTTCCAATCGCTTCACCAAATCAATCAGGCTGCTTGGTGCTCCTATGAGGAATATCAAGTCATAGGAACAGAAGTACTGTCCCTTTACTTCAACATTATGATCTATGAAAACAATGTTTATCACCGCACCTTTCCTTGTTTATATAGTATACCTGCCGCGGAGAGGTTGTTTATCACTTATTTCGAGGATGAGAATTCCACAGAAGAGCCTGAGCAGGATCCGGACTTTGAAATCTTTCAGAAATATTATGGAACGTTAAAGAAAATCGATAATAACTGGTTTATTGTATACGCTGATTCCGAACCGGCGATTGATTACTATTCAATTCCCGACCTCGAGCTTCCAGAGAGCAAGTTGGCAAATGACGACACAGCAGAACTTGAGCTTGTAGAAGAAGAAGATGTACTGGTTGGACTAATAGCACGAGTGTTATCGAATACAGCAACCGAGCAACAAGAAGTTCGGATCTCTTACACGGGAGATCTAAGTGTATCAATTCATCGTTATCGCGAGCGAATTCAGCTTCTACAAAGCCTACTTCCTCTTATTACGTTCGTACTTACTACCAAGACGACATCACTTGTACCTCAGCTATATGAGACAGAATATTTGCGCGTACTCGAGAAGTACTGGAATTATACGAGTTTCCGCGACTTACGAATGTACAAAGATATTCATGATCCTGAATTTAAGAAGGAAACGGTCTTTATTCCTCAAAGTCAGGTCATTGACAGCATCGTGCAGCAGGCTACATTAGCGCATCAGGGAGAGAGCTATCGCGATATCTTCGTGACCTCTCCAACCGGTGCAGGCAAATCGGTTATGTTTCAAGTACCCGCTATTTACCTTGCTGAAAAATATGGACTAATGACCATCGTTATCTCTCCGTTAATCGGATTGATGACGGATCAGGTACAAGGTCTGATGGATCGCAATGTGCACATGTCCGCAACGATTAATTCTGAAATTACGCCGGTTGAGAAGATGGGCATCATTGAACGGATTCGGACAAGAGAAATTTCCATTCTCTATATTTCACCAGAGACGCTACTTAGTCGCTCCGATATTGCGCAATTAATCGGAGACCGAGAGATAGGTCTGTTCGTGATCGACGAGGCACATATCGTCACAACATGGGGGAAAGCATTTCGCTCGGACTACTGGTATTTGGGGAGTTACCTCCAGCGCCTACGCAAGAAGGAAATGCAGTTCCCCATTGCTACCTTTACTGCAACTGCAATTTATGGCGGAGTAGAGGATATGTACGCGGAAACAAGAGACAGCCTGAATCTCATTAATCCCATTAGCTACTTTGGATATGTGAAGCGGGATGATCTGGAGGTTCGCATTAAGAAATCCAGTCAGTCGAAGGAAAGGTTTAAGGAATATCTGGAGGATAAATTCAAGGTGCTTGTATTCAGGTTAGAACAATACCTGGCCAAAGACGAAAAAACGCTTGTCTATTTCCCCACAGTCGGATTAATTAATCAGTTTCATGAATTCACCAAGATCTTTGCGAGCGAGCGATTGCGTCAACATCTTACGTCTTATTACGGTCCTCTCTCTAAAGATCTCAAAAACGGAAACTACAAACGGTTCAAGGAGGGTGACTCGCTAGTCATGCTTGCAACCAAAGCGTTCGGAATGGGTATCGATCTACCCGACATTGTGAATGTGTATCACTTCGCCCCAACTGGGAATGTATGTGACTATGTTCAGGAGATTGGACGTGCTGCAAGGGCACTGGAGCGGGGATACGCTTATTTTGATTTCTTGCCCAAGGACTTCGTTCATGTTAATCGACTGCATGGAATCTCGACAATTCGTAAACAGCAACTAGTTCAAGTGATGGCAAAGGTTGTTCAACTTATTAACGAAAATAAGCACAGCAGCAATGTGCGTCATCTTCTTGTCAATGCGGAGGAATTTCGATATATATTCCAGCAAGGCGCCGAGGCAAGTGATGAAGTCGATAATAAGCTGAAGACAGCTTTATTGATTATCGAGAAGGATTTTAAAGCCAAAATGGGGTACTCGCCTATTATCGCTCGTCCGAGAAGTGTATTTGCAAAAGAGTACTTTATGATACAGAAAGATCAAGAGCAGCAAATTCTGGAGCGATACGGTAGATACTTTAAAAAGGTTGCAGAAGGACATAAGACGGCGTATGGCAATATCTACACCTGTGATATGAAGAACTTGTGGGAATCGCGGTTTCAGAGCTTATCATTTCCTCAATTCAAATATAAATTTCATTCGAAAGATGAGGATCTAGGACTGCCTTTTTTAGTTAATCTTCTGCCCGTCTTACAGCTGGAACTTGTGCTTAAATCAGTACACCGTGATCAGTTTACGAATGAGCTGAACCATCAATTAGAGCAAATCGCGGATATATTCGGCGCATACGCCAAGGAACGAAGCTACTTCTCCATTTCAGAATTTGCGGCAGAGCTGAAGAAGAAAATAAAGGGCGATAAATATTTTTGTGAAAATCTGGCCTTAATTCTGATTCATAGTGCGGACCATTATGATCGGATTATGCAGAAACATTCCAACTTCTATCAGCGATTTATGAAGTATAGCGAATCGAAGGAGAAATACTCCATCCAGAACAGTGGGTATGCGGGATTTCTGGATTGGATCAAGATTGAGTGGAGACAAATCCTCAACCAAGGACAGCAAATCAATACCGAACCAAGTCACGTTACAATGTTCTTGCCGAAGGTAAACCCCGAGAAAGTAGAGAAAACATTTATTCTTCTTGGTATACTAGAAGCTCTGGGCAATTTGATCTATCGTGTGAATGGCGGGGATAATCCCGAAATATTCCTTCGTATCAACTCCCGTATGCAAATCGAACGCAGCATACAAAACCCAGCGAGATATATAAACTATATTTTGGAGAATGTAAAAGAAAGGCATTACCTATCGGTGGCGATGTTAACCCACTTGTTCGAAAATGAAGTGGATAACGATCGATTCTGGGAATACATTGAAAATTATTTTTTAGGAATAATTCCAGATGAGGTTTTGGCCAAAACCGGAAATTCTAGGTCCTAA
- a CDS encoding restriction endonuclease subunit S: MNRTRQSIERHKTIEWEQEASAEELFQWMKEQVGERELGHFPGDRDLFRRLYHAGKELDLLEYALRTLQQDRITGTLMAHPGIMERFIEMCTQSQFSSILITETEKFLQGLYETKCYMRDLHVTLLSENYMFCRLLKIYFELNPRITVIQGSIYQPLQMEERFDAILSIPNFGLKLQDEDEISIRESEGAAVSFLLPVLQERGRLSVTFPSRMMFQGGAIASWRHEMNMEAPVQSIYTLPDGLFRPYTSVRTYQVEFGKEIPQEVRIGRLVIRKQTLEIDREVMIHPDQFQLWDNWRIDLLLDEDQEKLRSFQQAAMPKEKLRNIADIFRGKAISKQELKTGKIRVLNISNMDDGEVKLEELETIDEEERKVKRYEVLSGDLVMTCRGTVIKLAIFPDSEEMVIASANIIVLRFKSSLLAQFVKVFLESPTGMAFIQSFQRGTTVMNLNPSDVGEIEIPTLPEEKQYQLVNHYLDEKKRYKAVILEAHVRWEQAKQEVYQRIYKEELANGNS; this comes from the coding sequence GTGAATCGCACCCGCCAGTCGATTGAGCGGCATAAAACTATCGAATGGGAACAGGAGGCGAGCGCAGAGGAACTATTCCAATGGATGAAAGAGCAAGTCGGTGAACGGGAGCTAGGGCATTTCCCTGGGGATCGGGATCTATTCCGCCGACTGTACCATGCGGGCAAAGAACTAGACCTGCTGGAGTATGCATTACGCACGCTGCAGCAGGATCGAATAACCGGGACGCTTATGGCACATCCCGGAATCATGGAACGCTTTATTGAAATGTGCACCCAAAGCCAGTTTAGCTCCATTCTCATAACAGAGACGGAGAAGTTTCTACAAGGTCTATACGAGACGAAATGCTACATGCGTGATCTTCACGTCACGTTGTTGTCGGAAAACTATATGTTCTGCCGTTTACTGAAAATATACTTTGAACTGAATCCTCGGATTACCGTAATTCAAGGGAGCATCTACCAACCGTTGCAAATGGAAGAGAGATTCGACGCGATTCTGTCCATTCCAAACTTTGGTCTAAAGCTTCAGGATGAAGATGAAATTTCGATTCGAGAATCGGAGGGGGCAGCTGTCAGTTTCCTGCTGCCTGTACTGCAGGAGAGAGGCAGACTAAGCGTGACTTTCCCGTCACGCATGATGTTCCAAGGGGGAGCAATCGCAAGCTGGAGACATGAGATGAACATGGAAGCACCAGTGCAATCGATTTATACGCTTCCGGATGGTTTGTTCAGGCCTTATACCTCGGTAAGGACGTATCAGGTGGAATTCGGTAAGGAAATTCCACAAGAGGTTCGGATAGGTAGATTGGTCATAAGGAAGCAAACTCTGGAGATTGATCGGGAAGTGATGATTCATCCAGATCAGTTCCAGCTATGGGACAATTGGAGGATCGATCTACTGCTCGACGAAGATCAGGAGAAGTTGCGCTCGTTCCAGCAGGCTGCCATGCCGAAGGAAAAGCTTCGCAACATAGCGGATATATTCCGCGGGAAAGCGATCTCGAAGCAAGAATTGAAGACAGGCAAGATTAGAGTGCTAAATATTTCTAATATGGATGATGGCGAGGTTAAGTTAGAAGAGCTTGAGACTATCGACGAAGAAGAGCGTAAGGTTAAGCGTTATGAAGTGCTTTCTGGTGATCTGGTCATGACATGCAGAGGAACCGTGATTAAACTTGCCATCTTCCCCGACAGCGAAGAAATGGTGATTGCTTCCGCCAACATTATCGTACTTCGGTTTAAGTCGAGTTTACTGGCTCAATTTGTAAAGGTTTTTTTAGAGAGTCCGACTGGGATGGCATTTATTCAAAGCTTTCAGCGGGGAACAACGGTCATGAACTTGAATCCTTCAGATGTTGGAGAAATCGAAATTCCTACACTACCAGAAGAGAAGCAGTATCAGTTGGTTAACCATTATTTGGACGAGAAGAAACGATACAAAGCTGTTATTCTGGAAGCCCACGTAAGATGGGAACAAGCGAAACAAGAAGTATACCAAAGAATATATAAAGAGGAGCTTGCTAATGGCAACAGCTAA
- a CDS encoding type I restriction-modification system subunit M, translated as MATANLGFEEKLWSMADKLRGSMDAAEYKHVVLGLLFLKYVSDAFEEKYDSLKNEPYADPEDRDEYVAANIFWVPKDARWSHIKNNAKKPEIGQIIDQAMIDIEKENASLKGVLPKDYARPALDKTRLGEVIDLFSFKVGDEDSRSKDVLGRVYEYFLSKFASAEGKNGGEFYTPNSVVRLLVEMIEPFKGRVYDPCCGSGGMFVQSEKFVEEHQGKLGDIAVYGQESNPTTWKLCKMNLAIRGIDSNLGEYHADTFHNDLHKNLKADYILANPPFNISDWGGERLTEDARWSHGIPPAGNANYAWIQHMVNKLAPSGVAGFVLANGSMSTSTTAEFEIRSKMVNADLVDCIVTLPGQLFYSTPIPVCLWFMSKNKAPRGLRDRRGEILFIDARKMGQMVDRTHRELTLAEINKIVNTYHAWRGQSEAGTYEEIKGFCKAAKLAEVQEHEYILTPGRYVGIEDVEEDSEPFEDKMTRLTSELAEQFAKSRHLEDEIRKRLGGIGFEF; from the coding sequence ATGGCAACAGCTAATTTAGGTTTTGAAGAGAAATTATGGAGCATGGCTGACAAGCTGCGCGGCAGCATGGATGCTGCGGAGTATAAGCACGTCGTGTTAGGCCTGCTATTTCTTAAATATGTTTCTGATGCATTTGAAGAGAAGTATGACTCACTGAAGAATGAACCTTATGCGGACCCCGAAGATCGGGACGAGTATGTTGCCGCGAATATCTTCTGGGTACCTAAGGATGCTCGTTGGAGCCACATCAAGAACAATGCGAAGAAACCGGAAATTGGCCAAATCATTGACCAAGCAATGATCGACATCGAGAAGGAGAACGCTTCACTGAAAGGTGTTTTGCCGAAGGACTATGCAAGACCTGCTCTAGATAAAACTCGCCTGGGCGAAGTTATCGATTTATTTTCTTTCAAGGTTGGCGATGAAGATAGCCGCTCCAAGGATGTGCTCGGCCGGGTATATGAATACTTCCTTAGCAAGTTTGCCAGCGCTGAGGGCAAGAATGGCGGCGAGTTCTATACGCCAAACAGTGTTGTCCGCTTGCTCGTTGAGATGATTGAGCCATTCAAAGGCCGTGTCTATGACCCGTGCTGCGGCTCTGGTGGCATGTTCGTTCAGAGTGAGAAGTTCGTTGAAGAACATCAAGGCAAGCTAGGAGATATCGCAGTTTATGGCCAAGAGTCGAACCCCACAACGTGGAAGCTATGCAAAATGAACTTGGCGATCCGCGGAATCGACAGCAACTTGGGTGAATATCATGCAGATACGTTCCACAATGATCTGCATAAGAACTTGAAGGCCGATTACATACTGGCCAATCCTCCGTTTAACATTAGCGATTGGGGCGGTGAGCGCTTAACAGAAGACGCCCGTTGGTCTCATGGTATACCGCCAGCAGGTAATGCCAACTACGCTTGGATTCAGCACATGGTAAACAAGCTGGCTCCAAGTGGTGTAGCCGGCTTCGTCTTAGCGAACGGCTCAATGTCTACGAGCACAACAGCGGAGTTTGAGATCAGGAGTAAGATGGTCAATGCGGATTTGGTGGATTGCATTGTTACGCTTCCAGGGCAGTTGTTCTATTCGACGCCGATTCCAGTCTGCCTTTGGTTCATGTCAAAGAACAAAGCTCCAAGAGGGTTGCGTGACCGCCGCGGCGAGATCCTTTTCATCGATGCTCGTAAAATGGGACAAATGGTAGACCGGACGCATAGGGAGCTGACTTTGGCAGAGATTAATAAGATTGTGAATACTTATCACGCATGGCGTGGGCAGTCTGAGGCCGGGACGTATGAGGAGATTAAAGGCTTTTGCAAAGCAGCGAAACTTGCTGAAGTACAAGAGCATGAATATATTTTGACACCTGGACGTTATGTAGGGATTGAGGATGTCGAAGAGGATAGCGAGCCGTTTGAGGATAAGATGACTCGATTAACATCGGAATTGGCAGAGCAATTTGCTAAATCGCGGCATCTGGAAGATGAGATTCGCAAGCGGCTTGGGGGGATTGGATTTGAATTTTAG
- a CDS encoding restriction endonuclease subunit S — protein MNFSEWKEVALGDVVDIISGGTPKTAHNEYWEPAEIDWITAKDVSECENRTIKETSRKISKKGLEHSAARMLEPLTTVLIARGATTGKVALSTENMAMNQTCYGLQAKKGNDKLFIYYLMLSRYNSFRSIANGSIFDTIIGSGIKSIKVRIPSLPTQQWIGEVLASLDDKIELNNSINKNLEETAKALFKHWFVDFEFPNENGDPYKSSGGEFEESELGLIPKGWKISSLGQVIKVKHGFAFKSENFSEDKTNRILLTPGNFKIGGGFNDKKLKYYSNQADIPLDYILKTGDMLITMTDLSKSGDTLGFPAVIPIISDSEVLHNQRLGRVIYCTDLPIKGYVYNLLCSKEYRGYILGSATGSTVKHTAPSRIESYKIIIPNKDVLLKFDNIMSDVFNQLSLNYSENSNLSMLKDTILPKIMSGEIQIPMGRIYSESTDLPLEEKNKEQYSTT, from the coding sequence TTGAATTTTAGTGAATGGAAAGAAGTCGCACTGGGTGACGTTGTTGATATTATAAGTGGTGGTACTCCAAAAACAGCACACAACGAGTATTGGGAACCAGCTGAAATTGATTGGATTACAGCTAAAGATGTTTCAGAGTGTGAAAATCGAACCATAAAAGAAACTAGTCGGAAAATCTCTAAAAAGGGTCTCGAACATAGTGCTGCTAGAATGCTGGAGCCACTAACTACAGTATTAATTGCACGCGGTGCAACTACAGGTAAGGTAGCACTGAGTACTGAGAACATGGCTATGAATCAAACGTGCTACGGGCTTCAGGCAAAAAAAGGAAATGATAAGCTATTTATATATTACTTGATGCTCTCGAGATATAACAGTTTTAGATCTATTGCCAATGGTAGCATATTTGATACGATTATTGGTTCTGGAATTAAATCTATTAAGGTACGAATACCAAGTTTGCCAACTCAGCAATGGATTGGGGAAGTACTGGCGTCTCTTGACGACAAAATAGAACTCAATAATTCCATTAACAAAAACCTTGAAGAAACGGCCAAAGCACTATTTAAACATTGGTTTGTCGATTTCGAGTTTCCGAATGAAAATGGGGACCCGTATAAGAGTAGTGGCGGCGAATTTGAGGAAAGTGAGTTGGGGTTGATTCCAAAGGGCTGGAAAATAAGTTCTTTAGGACAGGTAATAAAGGTAAAGCATGGGTTTGCTTTTAAGAGTGAAAATTTCTCGGAAGATAAGACAAATAGAATTTTGCTAACACCTGGGAATTTTAAGATTGGAGGAGGTTTCAATGATAAAAAGTTGAAGTACTATTCCAATCAAGCAGATATCCCTCTTGATTACATTCTAAAAACTGGTGATATGCTTATAACGATGACTGATTTAAGTAAGAGTGGAGATACCTTGGGATTTCCAGCGGTAATACCAATAATATCTGACTCAGAAGTATTGCATAATCAGCGTTTGGGTAGAGTTATCTACTGCACGGACCTTCCAATTAAGGGCTATGTATATAATTTGTTATGCTCAAAAGAGTATAGAGGTTACATCTTAGGTTCTGCGACAGGGTCAACAGTAAAACATACTGCACCCAGTAGGATTGAGAGTTATAAAATAATAATTCCTAATAAAGATGTGTTACTCAAGTTTGATAATATTATGTCAGATGTATTTAATCAGCTATCACTAAATTATTCTGAAAATAGTAATTTATCGATGCTAAAAGACACTATCCTCCCTAAAATTATGTCAGGTGAAATACAAATCCCCATGGGGAGAATATATAGTGAATCAACTGACCTACCACTTGAAGAAAAAAATAAAGAGCAATACTCCACAACCTAA